In Oncorhynchus nerka isolate Pitt River linkage group LG26, Oner_Uvic_2.0, whole genome shotgun sequence, one DNA window encodes the following:
- the LOC115110065 gene encoding vesicle-fusing ATPase-like isoform X2, with protein MAARTMQAARCPTDDLSLTNCAVVSEKDLQSGQHVTVKTTPTHKFVFTTKTHHAIVPGTIAFSLPQRKWAGLSIGQEVEVANYNFDKSQQCIGAMTIEIDFLQKKSTDTSPYDSDKMASEFIQQFNNQGFSVTQQMVFSFCDKLFGLVIKDIEAMDASILKGEPASGKKQKIDIGLLVGNSQVVFEKAESSSLTLVGKAKTKEQRQSIINPDWNFERMGIGGLDKEFSDIFRRAFASRVFPPDIVEQMGCKHVKGILLFGPPGCGKTLMARQIGKMLNSREPKIVNGPEILNKFVGESEANIRKLFADAEEEQKRLGANSGLHIIIFDELDAICKQRGTGQGSTGVHDTVVNQLLSKIDGVEQLNNILVIGMTNRPDLIDDALMRPGRFEVKMEIGLPDEKGRVQILNIHTNKMRDFGLLAPDVDVKELAAGTKNYSGAELEGLVRAAQSTAMNRHIKATATVEVDTERAEKLQVTRSDFMGSLNNDIKPAFGSNQEDYASYIMNGIIKWGDPVTCVLDDGELLVQQTKNSDRTPLVAVLLEGPPHSGKTALAAQISESSEFPFIKICSPDKMIGFSENSKCLAIKKIFEDAYKSQLSCVVVDDIERLLDYVPIGPRFSNMVLQALLVLLKKTPPKGRKLLIIGTTSRKEVLREMEMLDAFSTTIHVPNISTGEHLVEALELLGSFTDAERVTIGQHVKGKRVWIGIKKLLMLIEMSLQMDVEYRVTKFLQLLRDEGALDDANHIRI; from the exons ACATGTGACTGTGAAGACTACGCCAACTCACAAGTTTGTGTTCACCACAAAAACCCACCACGCCATAGTCCCTGGCACTATCGCTTTCAGTCTGCCacag agGAAATGGGCCGGTCTGTCCATTGGACAGGAGGTGGAAG TGGCCAACTACAACTTTGACAAGTCCCAGCAGTGCATCGGTGCCATGACGATAGAGATTGACTTCCTCCAGAAGAAGAGCACggacaccagcccctacgactcAGACAAGATGGCCAGCGAGTTCATTCAGCAGTTCAACAACCAGGGCTTCTCTGTCACCCAGCAG atGGTGTTTAGTTTCTGCGACAAGCTCTTTGGGCTGGTGATCAAAGACATTGAAGCCATGGACGCCAGCATCCTCAAGGGAGAGCCAGCATCAGGCAAGAAGCAGAAG ATTGACATTGGGCTGCTGGTGGGGAACAGCCAGGTGGTTTTCGAGAAAGCAGAGAGCTCCTCCCTCACGTTAGTTG GcaaggccaagaccaaagagcagcGTCAGTCCATCATCAACCCGGACTGGAACTTTGAGCGCATGGGCATTGGTGGTCTGGACAAGGAGTTCTCCGACATCTTCCGCCGAGCCTTTGCCTCTCGTGTCTTCCCTCCTGACATCGTGGAACAGATGG GTTGTAAGCACGTGAAGGGAATCCTTCTCTTCGGGCCTCCTGGTTGTGGAAAGACTCTGATGGCCAGGCAGATTGGCAAGATGCTCAACTCCCGCGAGCCCAAGATCGTCAACGGCCCTGAGATCCTCAACAAGTTTGTTGGAGAGTCTGAGGCCAACATCCGCAAGCTCTTCGCAGATGCAGAAGAGGAGCAGAAGAGG CTGGGTGCTAACAGTGGTCTGCACATAATCATCTTTGATGAGCTGGATGCCATCTGTAAGCAGAGAGGTACTGGGCAGGGCAGTACAGGAGTCCACGACACGGTGGTCAACCAGCTGCTGTCCAAGATAGACGGAGTAGAGCAGCTCAACAACATCTTGGTCATAG GGATGACCAACAGGCCTGACCTGATAGATGATGCCCTGATGAGGCCTGGCAGGTTTGAGGTCAAGATGGAGATCG gtcTTCCGGATGAGAAGGGGCGTGTTCAGATTCTCAACATTCACACTAATAAGATGCGTGACTTCGGCCTGCTGGCTCCTGATGTGGACGTGAAGGAGCTGGCTGCCGGAACCAAGAACTACAGTGGTGCTGAGCTGGAGGGGCTGGTCAGAGCTGCCCAATCGACAGCCATGAACCGCCACATTAAG GCCACAGCCACAGTGGAGGTGGACACAGAGAGAGCCGAGAAGCTGCAGGTCACCAGAAGCGACTTCATGGGCTCCCTGAACAACGACATTAAACCA gCATTTGGTTCCAACCAGGAGGACTACGCCAGCTACATCATGAACGGCATCATCAAGTGGGGCGACCCTGTGACCTGTGTGCTGGATGACGGGGAGCTGCTGGTGCAGCAGACCAAGAACAGCGACCGCACACCGCTGGTGGCCGTGCTACTGGAGG GACCCCCTCACAGTGGAAAGACGGCCCTGGCTGCCCAAATCTCGGAGAGCTCAGAGTTCCCCTTCATCAAGATCTGTTCCCCGGACAAGATGATCGGTTTCTCCGAAAACTCCAAGTGCCTGGCTATCAAGAAG ATCTTCGAGGACGCCTACAAGTCTCAGCTGAGCTGTGTGGTGGTGGACGACATTGAGCGTCTCCTAG ACTACGTCCCCATTGGACCTCGCTTCTCCAACATGGTTCTCCAGGCCCTGCTGGTGCTGCTGAAGAAGACTCCTCCGAAA GGCCGTAAGCTGTTGATCATCGGAACCACCAGCCGTAAGGAGGTGCTACGGGAGATGGAGATGCTGGACGCCTTCAGTACCACCATCCACGTCCCCAACATCTCTACTGGAGAACACCTGGTGGAAGCCCTAGAG CTACTGGGAAGCTTCACGGACGCAGAGCGGGTCACCATCGGCCAGCACGTCAAGGGAAAGAGGGTCTGGATTGGCATCAAGAAGCTCCTGATGCTCATCGAAATGTCTCTGCAG ATGGATGTGGAGTACAGAGTCACTAAGTTCCTGCAGCTTCTTAGAGACGAGGGGGC GTTGGATGACGCCAACCACATCCGAATTTAA
- the LOC115110065 gene encoding vesicle-fusing ATPase-like isoform X1 — MAARTMQAARCPTDDLSLTNCAVVSEKDLQSGQHVTVKTTPTHKFVFTTKTHHAIVPGTIAFSLPQRKWAGLSIGQEVEVANYNFDKSQQCIGAMTIEIDFLQKKSTDTSPYDSDKMASEFIQQFNNQGFSVTQQMVFSFCDKLFGLVIKDIEAMDASILKGEPASGKKQKIDIGLLVGNSQVVFEKAESSSLTLVGKAKTKEQRQSIINPDWNFERMGIGGLDKEFSDIFRRAFASRVFPPDIVEQMGCKHVKGILLFGPPGCGKTLMARQIGKMLNSREPKIVNGPEILNKFVGESEANIRKLFADAEEEQKRLGANSGLHIIIFDELDAICKQRGTGQGSTGVHDTVVNQLLSKIDGVEQLNNILVIGMTNRPDLIDDALMRPGRFEVKMEIGLPDEKGRVQILNIHTNKMRDFGLLAPDVDVKELAAGTKNYSGAELEGLVRAAQSTAMNRHIKATATVEVDTERAEKLQVTRSDFMGSLNNDIKPAFGSNQEDYASYIMNGIIKWGDPVTCVLDDGELLVQQTKNSDRTPLVAVLLEGPPHSGKTALAAQISESSEFPFIKICSPDKMIGFSENSKCLAIKKIFEDAYKSQLSCVVVDDIERLLDYVPIGPRFSNMVLQALLVLLKKTPPKGRKLLIIGTTSRKEVLREMEMLDAFSTTIHVPNISTGEHLVEALELLGSFTDAERVTIGQHVKGKRVWIGIKKLLMLIEMSLQMDVEYRVTKFLQLLRDEGAERTDRNDRSYKFD; from the exons ACATGTGACTGTGAAGACTACGCCAACTCACAAGTTTGTGTTCACCACAAAAACCCACCACGCCATAGTCCCTGGCACTATCGCTTTCAGTCTGCCacag agGAAATGGGCCGGTCTGTCCATTGGACAGGAGGTGGAAG TGGCCAACTACAACTTTGACAAGTCCCAGCAGTGCATCGGTGCCATGACGATAGAGATTGACTTCCTCCAGAAGAAGAGCACggacaccagcccctacgactcAGACAAGATGGCCAGCGAGTTCATTCAGCAGTTCAACAACCAGGGCTTCTCTGTCACCCAGCAG atGGTGTTTAGTTTCTGCGACAAGCTCTTTGGGCTGGTGATCAAAGACATTGAAGCCATGGACGCCAGCATCCTCAAGGGAGAGCCAGCATCAGGCAAGAAGCAGAAG ATTGACATTGGGCTGCTGGTGGGGAACAGCCAGGTGGTTTTCGAGAAAGCAGAGAGCTCCTCCCTCACGTTAGTTG GcaaggccaagaccaaagagcagcGTCAGTCCATCATCAACCCGGACTGGAACTTTGAGCGCATGGGCATTGGTGGTCTGGACAAGGAGTTCTCCGACATCTTCCGCCGAGCCTTTGCCTCTCGTGTCTTCCCTCCTGACATCGTGGAACAGATGG GTTGTAAGCACGTGAAGGGAATCCTTCTCTTCGGGCCTCCTGGTTGTGGAAAGACTCTGATGGCCAGGCAGATTGGCAAGATGCTCAACTCCCGCGAGCCCAAGATCGTCAACGGCCCTGAGATCCTCAACAAGTTTGTTGGAGAGTCTGAGGCCAACATCCGCAAGCTCTTCGCAGATGCAGAAGAGGAGCAGAAGAGG CTGGGTGCTAACAGTGGTCTGCACATAATCATCTTTGATGAGCTGGATGCCATCTGTAAGCAGAGAGGTACTGGGCAGGGCAGTACAGGAGTCCACGACACGGTGGTCAACCAGCTGCTGTCCAAGATAGACGGAGTAGAGCAGCTCAACAACATCTTGGTCATAG GGATGACCAACAGGCCTGACCTGATAGATGATGCCCTGATGAGGCCTGGCAGGTTTGAGGTCAAGATGGAGATCG gtcTTCCGGATGAGAAGGGGCGTGTTCAGATTCTCAACATTCACACTAATAAGATGCGTGACTTCGGCCTGCTGGCTCCTGATGTGGACGTGAAGGAGCTGGCTGCCGGAACCAAGAACTACAGTGGTGCTGAGCTGGAGGGGCTGGTCAGAGCTGCCCAATCGACAGCCATGAACCGCCACATTAAG GCCACAGCCACAGTGGAGGTGGACACAGAGAGAGCCGAGAAGCTGCAGGTCACCAGAAGCGACTTCATGGGCTCCCTGAACAACGACATTAAACCA gCATTTGGTTCCAACCAGGAGGACTACGCCAGCTACATCATGAACGGCATCATCAAGTGGGGCGACCCTGTGACCTGTGTGCTGGATGACGGGGAGCTGCTGGTGCAGCAGACCAAGAACAGCGACCGCACACCGCTGGTGGCCGTGCTACTGGAGG GACCCCCTCACAGTGGAAAGACGGCCCTGGCTGCCCAAATCTCGGAGAGCTCAGAGTTCCCCTTCATCAAGATCTGTTCCCCGGACAAGATGATCGGTTTCTCCGAAAACTCCAAGTGCCTGGCTATCAAGAAG ATCTTCGAGGACGCCTACAAGTCTCAGCTGAGCTGTGTGGTGGTGGACGACATTGAGCGTCTCCTAG ACTACGTCCCCATTGGACCTCGCTTCTCCAACATGGTTCTCCAGGCCCTGCTGGTGCTGCTGAAGAAGACTCCTCCGAAA GGCCGTAAGCTGTTGATCATCGGAACCACCAGCCGTAAGGAGGTGCTACGGGAGATGGAGATGCTGGACGCCTTCAGTACCACCATCCACGTCCCCAACATCTCTACTGGAGAACACCTGGTGGAAGCCCTAGAG CTACTGGGAAGCTTCACGGACGCAGAGCGGGTCACCATCGGCCAGCACGTCAAGGGAAAGAGGGTCTGGATTGGCATCAAGAAGCTCCTGATGCTCATCGAAATGTCTCTGCAG ATGGATGTGGAGTACAGAGTCACTAAGTTCCTGCAGCTTCTTAGAGACGAGGGGGC TGAACGCACTGACCGCAACGACCGCAGCTACAAGTTCGACTAG